A window from Fragaria vesca subsp. vesca linkage group LG5, FraVesHawaii_1.0, whole genome shotgun sequence encodes these proteins:
- the LOC101306528 gene encoding trans-cinnamate 4-monooxygenase-like, with product MAHLITKSILFCSLLTVTLLLTPSKFLTSHIVLPLIPIIAYFFYSIFTSSNLPPGPLSLPIFGNWLQLGNDLNHRLLATMSQTYGSIFLLKLGSKNLAVVSDPELATQVLHSQGVEFGSRPRNLVFDIFTGNGQDMVFTVYGDNWRKMRRIMTLPFFTNKVVQHYSNMWEEEMDLVVHDLSKDEGVKTKGIVIRKRLQLMLYNIMYRMMFDAKFESQEDPLFVEATRFNSERSRLAQSFEYNYGDFIPLLRPFLRGYLNKCRDLQTRRLAFFNYYFVEKRRQIMAANGEKHKISCAIDHIIDAQMKGEISEENVLYIVENINVAAIETTLWSMEWAIAELVNHPTVQCKIRDEISTILKGAAVTESNLHELPYLQATVKETLRLHTPIPLLVPHMNLEEAKLGGYTIPRESKVVVNAWWLANNPAWWKDPEEFRPERFFEEDRGTEAVAGGKVDFRYVPFGMGRRSCPGIILALPILGLVIAKLVSNFEMKAPPRVEKIDVSEKGGQFSLHIANHSTVVFNKLGS from the exons ATGGCTCATCTAATCACCAAATCCATCTTGTTTTGCTCTCTTCTCACTGTAACATTGCTTCTCACACCCTCCAAATTCCTAACTTCCCACATTGTGCTCCCACTAATTCCCATCATTGCCTACTTCTTCTATTCAATTTTCACTTCCTCTAATCTTCCTCCTGGCCCTCTCTCCCTACCAATCTTTGGCAACTGGCTCCAACTAGGCAATGACCTCAACCACCGCCTTCTTGCAACCATGTCACAAACATATGGCTCTATATTCCTCCTCAAACTTGGCTCGAAAAACCTGGCTGTGGTTTCGGACCCCGAGCTAGCAACTCAAGTCCTCCACAGCCAGGGAGTAGAGTTTGGCTCTCGCCCTCGCAACCTTGTCTTCGACATTTTCACTGGCAATGGCCAGGACATGGTGTTCACAGTTTACGGTGATAATTGGCGCAAAATGCGCAGGATCATGACGCTTCCATTTTTCACCAACAAAGTTGTGCAACATTATAGCAACATGTGGGAGGAGGAAATGGATCTAGTTGTACATGATCTAAGCAAAGATGAGGGAGTGAAGACTAAAGGGATAGTCATTAGGAAACGCTTGCAACTGATGTTGTACAACATTATGTATAGAATGATGTTTGATGCCAAGTTTGAATCACAAGAGGACCCCTTGTTCGTTGAAGCTACCCGGTTTAACTCCGAAAGAAGCCGGTTGGCTCAGAGCTTTGAATATAACTATGGTGATTTCATTCCTTTGCTCAGACCATTTCTCAGAGGGTACTTGAACAAGTGCAGGGACTTGCAAACCAGGCGACTGGCCTTTTTCAACTACTATTTTGTTGAGAAAAGAAG GCAAATTATGGCTGCCAATGGAGAGAAGCACAAAATAAGTTGTGCCATAGATCACATAATAGATGCTCAAATGAAGGGTGAGATCAGTGAAGAAAATGTGCTCTACATTGTAGAGAACATTAACGTTGCAGCAATTGAGACAACCCTATGGTCCATGGAATGGGCAATAGCTGAGCTGGTGAATCATCCTACTGTCCAATGCAAGATCCGGGATGAAATCTCAACAATCCTTAAAGGAGCTGCGGTAACAGAATCCAACCTACATGAATTACCTTACTTGCAAGCAACTGTAAAAGAGACATTGAGGTTACACACCCCAATACCTCTGTTGGTACCCCATATGAATCTTGAAGAAGCAAAGCTAGGAGGTTATACCATCCCAAGAGAGTCCAAGGTGGTTGTCAATGCATGGTGGTTAGCCAACAACCCTGCCTGGTGGAAAGACCCGGAGGAGTTCCGGCCGGAGCGGTTCTTTGAGGAAGACCGTGGCACAGAAGCTGTGGCAGGTGGTAAAGTCGATTTTAGATATGTGCCATTTGGTATGGGAAGGAGGAGTTGTCCAGGGATCATACTTGCACTGCCAATTTTAGGGCTTGTTATTGCCAAATTGGTGTCGAATTTTGAGATGAAGGCTCCTCCTCGGGTGGAGAAGATTGATGTTAGTGAAAAAGGAGGGCAGTTCAGCTTGCACATAGCAAACCATTCAACTGTTGTGTTTAACAAACTTGGTTCATGA
- the LOC101306821 gene encoding superkiller viralicidic activity 2-like 2-like: protein MEEESQTLGKRKEPEPSETPNPNEASPPKRQNLTRTCLHEVAVPAGYTPTKDESVHGTLSNPAFQGPIAKTYKFELDPFQKISVACLERNESVLVSAHTSAGKTAVAEYAIAMAFRDKQRVIYTSPVKALSNQKYREFNQEFEDVGLMTGDVTISPNASCLVMTTEILRGMLYRGSEVLKEVAWVIFDEIHYMKDRERGVVWEESIIFMPPEVKMVFLSATMSNATEFAEWICNVHKQPCHVVYTDFRPTPLQHYIFPVGGTGLHLVVDENEQFKEDNFMKLQDSFSKQKVGEGHRSANGKAGGRIAKGGSAGPGGSDIFKIVKMIMEKKFQPVIIFSFSRRECEHHAMDMSKLDFNSQEEKDVVEQVFRNAILCLNEEDRELPAVELILPLLLRGIAVHHSGLLPVIKELVELLFQEGLVKALFATETFAMGINMPAKTVVFTAVKKWDGDSHRYIGSGEYIQMSGRAGRRGKDEQGICIIMIDEQMEMNTLKDMVLGKPAPLVSTFRLSYYSILNLLSRAEGQFTAEHVIKNSFHQFQHEKALPDIGKKVSQLEQEAEMLDSSGEAEVAEYDKIKLDIAQLEKKMMSEIMRPERVLIFLLTGRLVKIREGGTDWGWGVVVNVVKKPSSGASSRGGGYIVDTLLHCSPGSSENSSQPKPCPPRPGEKGEMHVVPVQLPLISTLSKLRINVPSDLRPLEARQNILLAVQELGTRFPQGLPKLNPVKDMGIQDPEIVELVNQIEALEERLYAHPLHKSQDVHQIKCFQRKAEVNHEIQQLKSKMRESQLQKFRDELKNRSRVLKKLGHINAEGVVQLKGRAACLIDTGDELLVTELMFNGTFNDLDHHQIAALASCFIPGDRSNEQIQLRSELARPLQQLQESARRIAEIQNECKLETDVDEYVESTVRPFLMDVIYCWSKGASFAEVIQMTEIFEGSIIRSARRLDEFLNQLRTAANAVGEVDLEKKFEAASESLRRGIMFANSLYL from the exons ATGGAAGAAGAATCTCAAACCCTTGGAAAACGAAAAGAGCCGGAGCCTTCAGAAACCCCAAACCCTAACGAAGCTTCTCCTCCGAAGCGACAAAACCTCACCAGAACATGTCTCCACGAGGTCGCCGTCCCCGCCGGCTACACTCCGACGAAAGACGAGTCGGTCCACGGTACCCTCTCGAACCCCGCATTCCAAGGCCCCATAGCCAAGACCTACAAGTTCGAGCTCGATCCGTTTCAGAAGATCTCCGTGGCGTGCTTGGAGCGCAACGAGTCGGTTCTCGTCTCGGCGCACACGTCGGCCGGGAAGACTGCGGTTGCGGAGTACGCGATTGCGATGGCGTTTCGAGACAAGCAGAGGGTGATATACACGTCTCCGGTGAAGGCTTTGAGTAATCAGAAGTATAGGGAGTTTAATCAGGAGTTCGAGGATGTTGGATTGATGACTGGGGATGTGACGATTTCGCCGAATGCGAGTTGTTTGGTTATGACTACTGAGATTCTGAGGGGAATGCTTTACAGGGGATCAGAGGTTTTGAAGGAAGTTGCGTGGGTGATTTTCGATGAGATACATTATATGAAGGATAGGGAGAGAGGGGTGGTTTGGGAGGAGAGTATTATATTCATGCCGCCGGAGGTTAAGATGGTGTTTCTCTCGGCTACAATGTCGAATGCCACTGAGTTTGCGGAGTGGATTTGTAATGTGCATAAGCAGCCTTGTCACGTGGTGTACACGGATTTTAGGCCGACTCCGCTGCAGCATTATATTTTCCCCGTGGGTGGGACTGGGTTGCATCTTGTGGTGGACGAGAATGAGCAGTTCAAGGAGGACAATTTTATGAAGCTGCAGGATAGTTTCTCGAAGCAGAAAGTGGGGGAAGGTCACAGGAGTGCGAATGGCAAGGCCGGTGGGAGAATTGCAAAAGGTGGGAGTGCTGGGCCGGGCGGTTCTGACATTTTCAAAATTGTGAAG ATGATTATGGAAAAGAAATTTCAGCCCGTTATAATTTTCAGCTTCAGTAGAAGAGAATGTGAACATCATGCAATGGATATGTCTAAGCTTGACTTCAACTCCCAAGAGGAAAAAGATGTTGTTGAACAGGTTTTTCGCAATGCAATACTCTGCTTAAATGAGGAAGACAGAGAGTTGCCTGCTGTTGAGTTAATCTTGCCACTCCTTCTGCGAGGCATTGCTGTGCATCATTCTGGCCTTCTTCCTGTTATCAAGGAATTGGTAGAACTCCTTTTTCAGGAAGGCCTTGTAAAGGCCCTCTTTGCTACTGAGACA TTTGCAATGGGTATAAACATGCCAGCAAAAACTGTTGTTTTCACAGCTGTCAAAAAGTGGGATGGTGATAGTCATCGATATATTGGGTCTGGGGAGTATATCCAA ATGAGCGGTAGGGCCGGGCGTCGTGGCAAAGATGAGCAAGGTATTTGTATCATAATGATTGATGAGCAG ATGGAAATGAACACACTTAAGGACATGGTGTTGGGTAAACCAGCTCCTTTGGTTAGTACTTTCAGACTCAGCTACTATTCAATTTTGAATTTGCTGAGCCGTGCGGAAGGCCAATTCACAGCTGAACATGTGATAAAGAATTCCTTTCACCAATTTCAGCATGAAAAG GCTTTACCTGATATAGGGAAGAAGGTTTCACAGCTTGAGCAGGAAGCAGAAATGCTTGATTCATCAGGAGAG GCTGAAGTTGCAGAGTATGATAAGATAAAACTTGATATAGCCCAACTTGAGAAGAAAATGATGTCAGAGATAATGAGACCTGAAAGAGTTCTAATCTTTCTTCTTACTGGTCGCTTG GTTAAGATAAGGGAAGGTGGAACAGATTGGGGTTGGGGAGTTGTAGTTAATGTTGTTAAAAAGCCTTCATCAGGAGCTTCTTCACGTGGTGGTGGTTATATAGTAGATACTTTGCTTCACTGTTCTCCTGGTTCAAGTGAGAACAGTTCACAGCCAAAACCATGTCCCCCTCGCCCTGGAGAGAAGGGTGAAATGCATGTA GTCCCTGTTCAGTTGCCGCTGATATCTACTCTAAGCAAGCTGCGAATAAATGTTCCTTCTGATTTGCGGCCACTGGAGGCAAGGCAAAATATACTTCTTGCAGTGCAGGAACTGGGAACACGTTTTCCACAAGGCCTTCCAAAGCTGAATCCTGTAAAG GATATGGGCATTCAAGATCCTGAAATTGTTGAGCTGGTTAATCAAATAGAAGCACTTGAAGAGAGATTATATGCACACCCACTGCATAAG TCTCAAGATGTGCACCAGATTAAATGTTTCCAAAGGAAAGCAGAGGTGAATCATGAAATTCAACAACTGAAGTCCAAAATGCGTGAATCACAG CTTCAAAAATTTCGTGATGAACTTAAGAACCGTTCAAGGGTCTTGAAGAAGCTTGGTCATATTAATGCCGAGGGTGTTGTCCAGTTGAAGGGGCGGGCAGCCTGCTTGATAGACACCGGAGATGAACTTCTTGTTACTGAACTGATGTTTAATG GTACATTCAACGATTTAGATCATCACCAAATTGCAGCTCTTGCAAGTTGCTTTATTCCAGGAGATAGATCAAATGAACAGATACAATTGAGGTCAGAGCTTGCAAGACCCTTACAACAACTCCAAGAGAGTGCAAGAAGAATAGCAGAG ATACAAAATGAATGCAAATTAGAAACAGATGTAGACGAGTATGTGGAATCAACAGTGAGGCCATTCTTGATGGATGTGATTTATTGTTGGTCAAAG GGTGCAAGTTTTGCGGAAGTTATACAAATGACAGAAATCTTTGAGGGCAGTATCATCAGATCTGCCAGAAGACTTGATGAATTTTTGAACCAG TTGCGAACAGCTGCTAATGCTGTTGGAGAAGTTGATTTGGAGAAGAAATTTGAAGCAGCAAGTGAAAGCCTTCGCCGAGGTATCATGTTTGCAAATTCACTTTATCTGTAG
- the LOC101296578 gene encoding uncharacterized protein LOC101296578 — MRWAALTPPVTVVFDAFRSAICNMLRHSTLVEMQTRVEGEQRIINPELWQACAGPLVNLPPAGTHVVYFPQGHSEQVAASMKKDVDAQIPNYPNLPSKLLCLLHSVTLHADPETDEVYAQMTLQPVTSFDKEALLRSDLALKSNKPQPEFFCKTLTASDTSTHGGFSVPRRAAEKIFPSLDFNMQPPAQEIVARDLHDTVWTFRHIYRGQPKRHLLTTGWSLFVSGKRLFAGDAVLFIRDEKQQLLLGIRRANRQPTNLSSSVLSSDSMHIGILAAAAHAAANNSIFTVFYNPRASPSEFVIPLAKYYKAVCANQLSLGMRFRMMFETEESGTRRYMGTITGISDLDPVRWKNSQWRNLQVGWDESTAGERRNRVSIWEIEPVTAPFFICPPPFFRSKRPRQPGMPDDESSDLDNIFKRTMPWLGDDMCMKDPQVIPGLSLVQWMNMQQNSSVASSMQPNYMHPSFSGSVMPNLTGVDLSRQMGLSAPQLPQPNNLQFNAQRLPQQVQQLDQLPKMQSTMNPLASMVQRQQQMGDMTQVARQNLVNQSLPSSQAQSPLLQPQSPLLQPQSLAQANSILQQQSSTQNQLQRNLPQNLQQHQQQQQQHQQQQQQQQHHQQNVGQNQQQNFIQTPLPDQMNPQLQHLSDNQLQLQLLQKLQQHQQSYLAQQALQQQPTQLLQLQDQQRQLLDVSQSFPRPSTPSEMQDMPLSAPISHPQSRTMPQQMTIYNNNQPNGRFSHLQPQSKLQQQQPGILADMSGHMGLPPTGSTNQLSRAGSGMMAGVAGAGQSGLTDEGPSCSTSPSTNNCPTVVQPLTNNRAHRNSLTGEDMAQSANMVMSSSALETMPSNGNLVKGFQHKSEVKPSVNITRSQSQGMLNPHTYLNGVAAQTDYLDTSSSTTSAGLSQNDVHLQHNNTPLAFNPQSMLFREPSQEVEAQVDQRNNVSYGSNIDSQLGIPLSSDPLLEKGIVGIGKDITNNITSGSMIGNFENSKDAQQELSSSMVSQSFGVPDMTFQSIDSTINDSSFLDGGAPWAPAAQFQRMRTYTKVYKRGAVGRSIDITRYSGYDDLKHDLARRFGIEGQLEDRGRVGWKLVYVDHEKDVLLVGDDPWEEFVNCVRCIKILSPQEVQQMSLDGDFGGNTVLPNQACSSSDGGNA, encoded by the exons ATCATAAACCCGGAGCTATGGCAGGCCTGCGCCGGGCCGCTGGTGAACTTGCCGCCGGCGGGGACCCACGTGGTGTATTTCCCTCAAGGCCACAGCGAACAG GTTGCTGCGTCTATGAAAAAGGACGTTGATGCTCAAATTCCAAACTATCCAAATCTTCCCTCCAAGCTGCTATGTCTCCTTCACAGTGTCACCTTGCAT GCTGACCCTGAAACGGACGAGGTTTATGCGCAGATGACACTTCAACCTGTAACCTCA TTCGACAAGGAAGCTTTATTGAGATCAGATCTTGCCCTGAAATCCAATAAGCCCCAACCGGAGTTTTTTTGTAAAACATTGACTGCCAGTGATACTAGCACTCATGGAGGTTTCTCTGTTCCCCGCCGTGCTGCAGAGAAGATTTTTCCTTCTCTT GATTTCAACATGCAACCACCTGCTCAAGAAATCGTTGCCCGGGATTTGCATGATACTGTTTGGACCTTTCGTCATATCTATCGGG GGCAACCAAAACGCCACTTGCTTACAACAGGATGGAGCCTATTTGTTAGTGGGAAGAGGCTTTTCGCTGGTGATGCTGTCTTGTTCATTAG GGATGAAAAGCAGCAGCTTCTCTTAGGCATTAGACGTGCTAATAGGCAACCGACCAACCTATCATCATCAGTTTTGTCAAGTGACAGTATGCATATTGGGATTTTGGCAGCTGCAGCTCATGCTGCTGCGAACAATAGCATCTTCACAGTGTTCTACAATCCTAG GGCTAGTCCATCAGAATTTGTTATCCCTTTGGCTAAGTACTACAAGGCAGTTTGTGCAAACCAACTATCGTTGGGCATGAGGTTTCGTATGATGTTTGAAACTGAAGAGTCAGGAACAAGAAG GTACATGGGTACAATTACAGGAATCAGTGATCTTGATCCTGTTAGATGGAAGAACTCACAATGGCGTAATTTACAG GTTGGTTGGGATGAGTCAACTGCTGGGGAAAGGCGTAATCGGGTCTCAATCTGGGAAATTGAGCCTGTTACTGCTCCATTTTTCATCTGTCCCCCACCATTCTTCAGATCAAAGCGTCCTAGGCAACCGGGAATGCCAG ATGATGAATCCTCTGATTTAGATAACATTTTTAAGAGGACAATGCCTTGGCTTGGTGATGATATGTGCATGAAGGATCCCCAGGTTATACCTGGCCTAAGTTTAGTTCAGTGGATGAACATGCAGCAAAATTCCTCTGTTGCTAGCTCTATGCAGCCAAATTATATGCACCCTTCATTTTCTGGTTCTGTTATGCCGAACCTTACTGGTGTGGATCTTTCTCGGCAGATGGGCTTGTCAGCTCCTCAATTACCACAGCCAAATAATTTACAGTTCAATGCCCAGAGGTTACCTCAGCAAGTGCAACAGCTTGACCAACTACCAAAGATGCAGTCCACTATGAACCCATTAGCATCCATGGTACAACGACAGCAACAGATGGGCGATATGACACAAGTAGCCAGGCAAAATTTGGTTAATCAAAGTCTACCCTCCAGCCAAGCTCAGTCCCCGCTTCTGCAACCTCAGTCCCCGCTTCTGCAACCTCAGTCCCTTGCCCAGGCTAACAGTATTCTTCAGCAGCAATCTTCTACTCAAAATCAACTTCAAAGAAACCTTCCTCAGAACCTGCAGCAGCACCAACAACAACAGCAACAACACCAACAACAGCAGCAGCAGCAGCAGCATCACCAACAAAATGTGGGTCAGAATCAACAGCAAAATTTTATTCAGACTCCACTGCCTGATCAAATGAACCCACAATTACAACATCTCTCTGATAATCAGCTTCAACTTCAATTATTACAGAAGCTTCAGCAGCACCAGCAATCATACTTAGCACAGCAGGCACTGCAACAGCAGCCTACTCAACTTCTCCAGCTCCAGGACCAGCAGAGGCAATTGTTAGATGTGTCTCAGAGCTTCCCGAGACCCTCAACTCCAAGCGAAATGCAAGATATGCCTCTATCGGCACCAATCTCACATCCTCAGTCAAGAACGATGCCACAGCAGATGACTATTTATAATAATAACCAACCTAATGGTCGGTTTTCGCATTTACAGCCACAGTCAAAGCTTCAACAGCAGCAACCTGGTATTTTGGCTGACATGTCGGGGCATATGGGACTTCCTCCAACTGGCTCAACCAATCAGCTCTCTAGAGCTGGTAGCGGTATGATGGCAGGAGTTGCAGGAGCAGGGCAGTCTGGGTTAACAGATGAGGGTCCATCATGTTCCACTTCACCCTCCACAAACAACTGTCCAACTGTAGTTCAACCATTGACGAACAACAGGGCTCATCGAAACTCATTAACCGGGGAAGACATGGCTCAGTCTGCCAACATGGTTATGAGTTCAAGTGCCTTGGAAACAATGCCATCTAATGGTAACTTAGTGAAAGGGTTTCAGCATAAGTCTGAAGTCAAGCCTTCAGTGAACATCACTAGGAGCCAAAGTCAAGGGATGCTTAACCCACACACATACCTGAATGGTGTAGCTGCCCAAACAGATTACTTGGACACTTCGTCTTCAACAACTTCAGCTGGCCTCTCTCAGAATGATGTCCATTTACAGCACAATAATACCCCATTGGCTTTCAATCCACAGTCAATGTTGTTCAGAGAACCTAGTCAAGAAGTGGAAGCTCAGGTTGATCAGAGAAATAATGTTTCATATGGTTCTAACATTGATAGCCAATTGGGAATACCATTGAGTTCTGATCCTTTGTTGGAAAAGGGCATAGTGGGGATAGGGAAGGATATTACGAATAATATTACTTCAGGAAGCATGATTGGCAACTTTGAAAATTCCAAAGATGCTCAGCAGGAGCTCTCATCTTCAATGGTTTCCCAGTCCTTTGGAGTTCCAGATATGACATTTCAGTCAATTGACTCCACTATAAATGATAGCAGTTTTCTGGACGGTGGTGCCCCATGGGCACCAGCAGCACAATTTCAGCGCATGAGAACGTACACCAAG GTGTACAAACGTGGAGCTGTTGGGAGATCTATAGATATTACACGCTATTCTGGTTATGATGACCTCAAACATGATCTGGCTCGTCGGTTTGGCATAGAAGGACAGCTAGAGGACCGAGGGAGAGTAGGTTGGAAACTAGTTTATGTAGATCATGAGAAGGATGTTCTGCTAGTTGGAGATGACCCTTGGGA GGAGTTTGTGAACTGTGTTCGGTGCATCAAGATTCTGTCCCCACAAGAAGTCCAGCAGATGAGCTTGGATGGAGATTTTGGGGGCAATACAGTGCTCCCAAATCAAGCTTGCAGCAGCTCGGACGGTGGAAATGCCTAG